The following proteins are encoded in a genomic region of Mesoplodon densirostris isolate mMesDen1 chromosome 12, mMesDen1 primary haplotype, whole genome shotgun sequence:
- the GPR31 gene encoding 12-(S)-hydroxy-5,8,10,14-eicosatetraenoic acid receptor translates to MLPPNCSVAHSYAAEVTTALLLLLECALGTLGNAVALWTFFFRLKVWKPYAVYLFNLVLADLLLAACLPFHAAFYLRHKTWGLGRTFCQGMLFLRSLGLGAGLAFLTAVALDRYLRVVHSWLKVNLLSLRAAWGISVLVWLMMAALTHPSVLLSEAECPSSEPRTESSFSLIWQEALFFLQFILAFGLILFCSAGLIRTLQKRLRDPHKQPKLQRAQALVAVVGVLFTLCFLPSFLARILLAIFQGVLSCGVLSSMVHAADVTGSLTYLQGVLNPVVHCFSNPTFRRSYRKLLYTLTLRAQKQEAEAPGCELRDSYS, encoded by the coding sequence ATGCTGCCGCCCAACTGCTCGGTGGCACACAGCTACGCGGCGGAGGTGACCACAgccttgctgctgctgctggagtGTGCCCTTGGCACGCTGGGCAATGCCGTGGCGCTCTGGACTTTCTTCTTCCGTCTGAAGGTGTGGAAGCCCTACGCCGTGTACCTGTTCAACCTGGTCCTAGCAGACCTCCTGCTGGCCGCCTGCCTGCCCTTTCATGCCGCCTTCTACCTGCGGCACAAGACCTGGGGCCTGGGACGTACGTTTTGCCAAGGGATGCTCTTCCTGCGGTCCCTGGGCCTCGGGGCGGGTCTCGCCTTCCTCACCGCCGTGGCCCTGGACCGCTACCTCCGGGTGGTCCACTCGTGGCTCAAGGTCAACCTTCTATCCCTGCGGGCGGCCTGGGGGATCTCGGTCCTGGTCTGGCTCATGATGGCAGCCCTCACCCACCCAAGTGTGCTCCTCTCTGAGGCCGAGTGCCCCAGTTCTGAGCCCAGGACGGAGTCCTCCTTCAGCCTGATCTGGCAGGAAGCCCTCTTCTTCCTCCAGTTTATCCTTGCCTTCGGCCTCATCCTGTTCTGCAGTGCCGGCCTCATCAGGACTCTCCAGAAGCGTCTCCGAGACCCACACAAGCAGCCCAAGCTGCAGAGGGCCCAGGCGCTGGTGGCCGTGGTTGGGGTGCTGTTCACGCTGTGCTTTCTGCCCAGCTTCCTGGCCCGCATCCTGCTGGCCATCTTCCAAGGGGTGCTCAGCTGCGGGGTCCTGAGCTCCATGGTCCACGCCGCTGACGTGACCGGCAGCCTCACCTACCTGCAGGGCGTGCTGAACCCCGTGGTGCACTGCTTCTCGAACCCCACCTTCAGACGCTCCTACCGCAAGCTCCTGTACACCCTCACCCTCAGGGCCCAAAAGCAGGAAGCAGAGGCTCCGGGCTGTGAGCTCAGAGATTCTTACTCCTGA
- the CCR6 gene encoding C-C chemokine receptor type 6 has protein sequence MNSTNIYDANEDYFGLANSSDYSLDVDSFLCSLQEVRKFSGLFVPLAYSLICVSGLLGNILVVVTFAFYKKAKSMTDVYLLNMAVADILFVLTLPFWAVNHATGEWIFSNIMCKLTRGIYAINFNCGMLLLTCISLDRYIAIVQATKSFRLRSRTLAHHRMICLVVWVVSILISSWTFMFNQKYKLQGSDVCEPRYHTVSEPIRWKLLMLGLQLLFGFFIPLVFMIFCYMFIVKTLIQAQNSKRHRAIRVIIAVVLVFLACQIPHNVVLLLTAVNLGRTDRSCSSERLLGYARNVTEVLAFLHCCLNPVLYAFVGQKFRSYFLKIMKDLWCVRRRQKSPGFPCSRLQSDNFTSRQNSETADNDNPSSFTM, from the coding sequence ATGAATTCCACGAACATCTATGATGCAAATGAGGATTATTTTGGGTTGGCTAATAGTTCAGATTATTCACTCGATGTTGACAGCTTTCTCTGTTCCTTGCAGGAGGTCAGAAAGTTCTCTGGGCTATTTGTGCCCCTTGCTTACTCCTTGATATGTGTCTCTGGCCTCCTGGGTAATATTTTGGTGGTGGTCACCTTTGCTTTTTATAAGAAAGCCAAGTCTATGACAGACGTTTATCTCTTGAACATGGCCGTCGCAGACATCCTCTTTGTCCTCACCCTCCCGTTCTGGGCCGTCAACCATGCTACTGGCGAGTGGATTTTCAGCAACATCATGTGCAAACTGACCCGCGGCATCTACGCCATCAACTTCAACTGTGGGATGCTGCTCCTGACCTGTATCAGCCTGGACCGCTACATCGCCATCGTGCAGGCCACCAAGTCCTTCCGGCTCCGGTCCAGGACCCTGGCTCACCACAGGATGATCTGTTTGGTCGTGTGGGTCGTGTCGATCCTCATCTCCAGCTGGACCTTCATGTTCAACCAGAAATACAAGCTACAAGGCAGCGACGTCTGCGAGCCCAGGTACCACACCGTCTCCGAGCCAATCCGGTGGAAGCTGCTGATGCTGGGACTGCAGCTCCTCTTTGGCTTCTTCATCCCGCTGGTGTTTATGATATTTTGCTACATGTTTATCGTCAAGACCTTAATTCAAGCGCAGAATTCTAAGAGGCACAGAGCCATCCGCGTGATCATAGCCGTGGTCCTTGTCTTTCTGGCTTGCCAGATTCCACATAACGTGGTGCTTCTCTTGACCGCCGTCAACCTGGGCAGGACGGACCGCTCGTGCAGCAGCGAGAGGCTGCTGGGTTACGCCAGGAACGTCACCGAGGTCCTGGCTTTCCTGCATTGCTGCCTCAACCCcgtgctctatgcctttgtcgGTCAGAAGTTTCGAAGCTACTTCCTGAAGATCATGAAGGACCTGTGGTGTGTGAGAAGGAGGCAGAAGTCGCCGGGCTTCCCGTGCTCCCGGCTGCAGTCGGACAACTTCACCTCCCGGCAGAACAGCGAGACGGCGGACAATGACAACCCGTCCTCCTTCACCATGTGA